From the genome of Nicotiana sylvestris chromosome 2, ASM39365v2, whole genome shotgun sequence, one region includes:
- the LOC138886078 gene encoding uncharacterized protein codes for MKAQALADHLAENPVDDEYQPLSTYFPDEEFKITHQNSTPYRPKANSAVEAANKNIKKILRKMIQSSRQWHEKLPFALLGYRTTVRTSVRATPYLLVYSTKDIIPAEVEIPSLRIIVEAEIEDSEWVIARLEQLTLIDEKRMAVVCHG; via the exons atgaaagcccaagcgttagcagatcatttggctgagaacccggttgatgatgaataccagcCTTTGAGCacttacttcccagatgaagag TTCAAGATAACACAtcagaactctactccttatcgtccCAAAGCCAACAGTGCCGTTGAAGCAGcaaataagaacatcaaaaagattttgagaaagatgattcaaagttccagacagtggcatgaaaagttgccttttgcattgttggggtatcgcactactgtACGCACGTCGGTCAGAGCAACCCCGTACCTTTTGGTTTATAGCACTAAAGACataatacccgcggaagttgaaatcccttctctccggatcattgtggaagctgaaattgaagacagtgagtgggtcataGCCCGCCTGGAGcagttaaccctgattgatgagAAGCGAATGGCCGTAGTCTGCCACGggtag